From Candidatus Thermokryptus mobilis, the proteins below share one genomic window:
- a CDS encoding alpha-ketoacid dehydrogenase subunit alpha/beta: MSKNLNKQVGLENSIEAGVGLKPELLIQSLKSMYVARQIDEKAMRLLKQGKVFFHIGVSGHEAIQVASAMNLRPGYDWAYPYYRDWAFVYQLGVSLEELFYSVFGRADCPATGGRQMPAHFGKKELRIITQSSPTGTQYLQAVGTAMGCVRDGTDEVVYVSGGDGSTSEGEFHEALNWASKDKLPVIFVIQNNRYAISVPIYEQTAGASVAKIGEGFFGLGVYEIDGTDFFQSYQTVKKAVERARAGQGPTMIVANVVRLIPHSSSDDHRKYRSPEELERERLNDPILKMENLLVKEGILTNEEIQRIYDELNVEIERAIEHAERKPYASPETVMLHVYAPEETRKLKYEASVPSGKPIVMVDAINHALHEEMELNPKMVVYGEDIADPKGGVFTATKGLTTRFGKSRAFNSPLAEASIVGTAIGLAVKGYKPVVEIQFGDYIWPAMMQIRDELAPFRYRSNGNWSAPVVIRVPVGGYIHGGHYHSQNIEGFFAHLPGIFIAYPSNAADAKGLLKTACRIEDPVLFLEHKALYRSPQAMSPEPDKDYLLPFGKAQIKKPGKDATIVTWGLMVYKSLEAVKIIEQRYGVEIEVIDIRTINPLDKETILESVKKTSRVLIVHEDTLTAGFGAEISAMISEEAFEYLDAPIKRVAGIDVPGIPYAPTLEDAALPQTDWIVKALDELLKF; this comes from the coding sequence ATGAGCAAGAATTTGAACAAACAGGTTGGTTTGGAGAACTCTATTGAAGCTGGGGTTGGGTTAAAGCCGGAGCTTCTGATTCAATCTTTGAAGTCAATGTATGTGGCAAGGCAGATAGATGAGAAGGCGATGAGGCTTTTGAAACAGGGTAAGGTCTTTTTCCATATAGGTGTTTCGGGTCATGAAGCGATTCAAGTTGCGAGCGCAATGAATTTGCGTCCGGGATATGATTGGGCTTATCCGTATTATAGGGATTGGGCGTTTGTTTATCAATTGGGTGTTTCGCTTGAAGAGCTTTTTTATAGTGTTTTTGGAAGGGCTGATTGTCCAGCAACTGGTGGTAGGCAGATGCCAGCTCATTTTGGGAAAAAGGAGTTAAGGATTATAACTCAGTCAAGTCCGACCGGGACTCAATATCTTCAAGCTGTTGGAACCGCAATGGGTTGTGTCAGAGATGGAACTGATGAGGTTGTTTATGTGTCTGGTGGAGATGGTTCAACGAGTGAGGGTGAATTTCACGAGGCGCTAAATTGGGCAAGTAAAGATAAACTTCCAGTTATATTTGTGATACAGAACAACAGGTATGCGATTTCAGTGCCAATTTATGAGCAGACCGCTGGGGCTTCTGTGGCTAAAATTGGTGAGGGATTCTTCGGTCTTGGGGTTTATGAAATTGATGGAACAGATTTTTTTCAAAGTTATCAGACCGTTAAAAAAGCGGTTGAAAGGGCAAGGGCTGGTCAAGGACCGACGATGATAGTTGCCAATGTAGTTAGGTTGATACCGCATTCTTCATCTGATGACCATAGGAAGTATAGAAGCCCAGAGGAACTTGAGCGTGAGAGGTTGAACGATCCGATATTGAAGATGGAAAATTTACTTGTCAAGGAGGGTATTTTAACAAATGAAGAAATTCAAAGAATTTATGATGAATTAAATGTTGAGATAGAGCGAGCAATTGAACATGCTGAAAGAAAGCCGTATGCTTCTCCTGAAACTGTTATGTTGCATGTTTATGCACCTGAGGAGACGAGAAAGTTAAAATATGAGGCGAGTGTTCCTTCTGGGAAGCCGATTGTTATGGTTGATGCGATAAATCATGCGCTTCATGAGGAGATGGAGTTAAACCCAAAGATGGTCGTTTATGGTGAGGATATAGCTGATCCCAAAGGTGGCGTCTTTACTGCAACCAAAGGATTGACGACAAGGTTTGGTAAGAGCAGGGCATTTAACTCACCTCTTGCGGAAGCAAGCATTGTTGGGACGGCGATCGGTCTTGCTGTTAAGGGATATAAACCAGTTGTTGAAATTCAATTTGGTGATTATATCTGGCCAGCTATGATGCAGATAAGAGATGAGCTTGCGCCGTTCAGATATAGGTCAAATGGGAACTGGAGTGCCCCGGTTGTCATTCGCGTTCCCGTTGGAGGTTACATTCACGGCGGGCATTATCATAGTCAAAATATTGAGGGATTTTTTGCACATCTTCCGGGGATTTTCATCGCTTACCCATCAAACGCTGCCGATGCGAAGGGTCTTTTAAAAACTGCTTGTAGAATTGAAGACCCCGTGCTTTTCCTTGAGCATAAAGCACTTTATCGTTCACCACAAGCGATGTCACCCGAGCCAGACAAGGATTATCTGTTACCATTTGGAAAAGCCCAGATAAAAAAACCAGGAAAAGATGCTACGATTGTAACTTGGGGATTAATGGTTTATAAATCGCTTGAAGCAGTTAAAATTATTGAGCAAAGATATGGCGTTGAAATTGAAGTCATTGACATAAGGACAATAAACCCGCTTGATAAGGAAACGATTTTGGAGTCGGTCAAAAAGACGAGCAGAGTTTTAATCGTTCATGAGGACACACTTACAGCTGGGTTTGGAGCTGAGATTTCGGCGATGATTTCCGAAGAAGCATTTGAATATCTTGACGCTCCGATAAAAAGAGTCGCTGGTATTGATGTTCCGGGAATTCCTTACGCACCGACGCTTGAAGATGCTGCATTGCCCCAGACGGATTGGATTGTTAAGGCGCTTGATGAGTTGTTAAAATTTTAA
- the lipB gene encoding lipoyl(octanoyl) transferase LipB — MRAILIDIPGLSEFEDVWRLQSLIHKFRVDGKIDDVLIFTEHKHVYTIGKAGDENDFKVGENFLLEVGAKVFKIDRGGKITYHGPGQIVCYPIFKLDEISLDIHSYLRALEEVIIRTLDDYGIRSHRRNGLTGVWVGERKIASIGIKVSHWVTMHGFALNVNTDLRYFDFIFPCGLKDVEMTSMRKILGFDVCLDEVKKKLIAEFEDVFGIEFSGEVNSLKEGLNFLK, encoded by the coding sequence TTGAGAGCGATTTTAATAGATATTCCGGGTCTTTCTGAATTTGAAGATGTTTGGAGGTTGCAATCTTTGATTCATAAGTTCAGGGTTGATGGTAAAATTGATGATGTTTTAATTTTTACTGAGCACAAGCATGTTTATACGATCGGGAAAGCTGGGGATGAGAATGATTTTAAAGTTGGTGAAAATTTTCTATTGGAAGTCGGCGCGAAGGTTTTTAAAATTGACAGAGGGGGGAAAATTACATATCACGGACCCGGGCAGATCGTTTGCTACCCAATTTTTAAACTTGATGAGATCAGTTTGGACATACACTCTTATCTTCGTGCTCTTGAAGAGGTTATAATTCGGACGCTTGATGATTATGGTATAAGGTCTCACAGAAGAAACGGACTTACTGGGGTTTGGGTTGGTGAGAGGAAAATAGCATCAATTGGGATTAAAGTTAGTCATTGGGTGACGATGCATGGTTTCGCGCTTAATGTTAACACGGATTTGAGATACTTTGATTTTATTTTTCCGTGCGGGTTAAAGGATGTTGAGATGACATCAATGAGGAAAATCCTCGGCTTTGATGTTTGTCTTGACGAGGTTAAGAAAAAATTGATAGCGGAATTTGAAGATGTGTTTGGGATTGAATTTTCGGGTGAAGTGAATTCTTTGAAAGAAGGATTAAATTTTTTAAAATAA